The Phragmites australis chromosome 1, lpPhrAust1.1, whole genome shotgun sequence genomic interval GTGATTATTTGCAACGGCATTCTTAACTTTGCGTACCGTTATTCTGATGTTTGTTTCCTCGGGAGTAAACCAACAAGCAAgtcaaaatatatttaatctctccTATGCACTAAGGACTCCTTTAAAACGTAGGAATTTTATAGGAATGGTACGAGAATTTCACAAGAATCAGTTTAATTTTACAGAAAAAAcgtagaatttgagaaaaaaaaaatcctataatcTAAAAGAGACCTTAAGGTGTGATTGGTTACCCATATGAGCCGTATATACAAGATGAGCGgggttatatttgttgaaaagaaaagtgtttGGTTAGTTGTATATGTTTAGACAGCCTAAACCgagtttctgtttagttgatcGAATCTAAGGCTATATGAGCAGATTCAAAAattaagattgtgattggtAGCTCgtgtgaaaataattttgtgacactgacaagTGAGGCCGCCTGCATAAGCGAATGCAAGCTCAGACTGTGGGCGTGCATTTGTATCTGCCAGGCTAAACTGGAACAATACACATGGACAACCAAACATAATTTTATTTAAGATTATACGTATCTACCAGGTCAGACTACTCCCATGCGGGCAACTAATCACACTCTTGGGTTGGGTGAACAGTGAAGCAcacaatttataaattttttatttaccaaATCATTTCGCATGTTTCATGCATTTTCCGTGATTGCTTTATTTTTGATAGGCAACTAAAAAGACCATGTTTTACATGAACCATCTAATCAACTAGAAGTTTGCTTGGGTTGAGGTGGTTCTGACTGCTAAGGGTTGCTTGCTTCTTATCTGATGTAGTGCAGGAGGATGAGCTAGGATAGCCAGCGATGCCTCGAGCATCACTTCGCAGTTAGAAATTTCGTTGTATCTTGATCTTAACTTGATGTGCAAACTCTGTGGTTTGCGTCTGAGTCTGAACAATCTGATGTACCCTTTTCTCATGGTAATGCTTCAGTTTATTATACTTGCTGAGTTGCTGTCGCTGCCGCTCTTTCCTGTTCCCTTGTTAAGAGTTGTGATTGTTTAACGGAGATTAACCGCAACAGATCAATGACGCTTTGTTCCTgatggggtttttttttttcatcctgGAATTTTTATCTATTAATTGTCACTTGAATTGTGCTTGTTTGCAATTAAAAATAACCATACGCCAATAACTGTTCAAGACAAGTAAACAAAATGAACAAAAGgaagaagggaaaatatcctgAGCAGTTTGTTCTCTTCTTGCCATCAGGATCAATGGTAGAAATATCTTTACATGGATACAAAAGGGTTCAAAATGGTCAGGCATGGGGGTGGGTCCCCTTGCTCCAAGAGTGATCCAGGTCACCAATGGGGGGATACCACATACCCGGATCTTATCCAAACAAGGGACCTCCATGGCACGGAACTATATAAGGAGTCTCACACAGGCTTGGAAGCTCCACACGAGATAGATAAGCCTTCCAGATCATACGGAACTAAGCTGCCACTTCACTAGCTAGCTCCTAGAACACTTGATCACAGAAAAGAAGTTCAGACCAGAAGATGCAGGCCGCCGCTACTGCTGTCGGGTTCTCGGCCGTGCTGCCCGTCAAGGGCAGGCCGGTGGCGAGGAGCACGGCGGTGGCTGCTGTCCCGGCAGCGAGGAGGAGCCTTCGTGCCTCTGCGGCTGCCGTCGTCGCGTCGGAGCCTGTCGAGGTCGACTACAGCTCAAGCTCCTCGTGAGTGCGCATGCCCTCTTGATCTCTCGATGTCAAGTGAACTTGCTTCGACTGTTGGAGAGATGATCGCGTGCATGCGTATGCGTGATGCTGCAGGGTGTTCCCCATGGAGGCCTGCGAGCTGCTCGGCGGGGATGCGTGCAGCGTGCAGATGTTCCCGGAGACTAAGCTCGCCGATGCGGCGGCCGTGGACGCAAGCAggagggaggaggtggagagagaCTACCTCTCCTACGACGAGCCGAAAACGTAAGCAACCACGACCAACAAAACTTACCAATCATTATCCATGCACGAATACTAGTAAGGGTGAATTTGGAAAATACCAATGGCAAAGATCTCctaaattgaaaaatatcatTCATGTCTCTATGAAATGAGGTCCCAAGGCTCACATGTGGTCCTCGCAGTAGTATTTTCCGATATAAGTACCTAATTTTTTCTACTAGTAACTGGAGTGCTTAATTACTAGAGACCAAGTGTATAATTAAGCTCGGAGCATATGTTGTTGTTTTTGTCATCATTTCATCTACACATTAGTGGGCAAATTATAATGTCCACTTGGCACTTGCTGACGATCAAATGAATTGCGTGCAATTATACTGCAGGGTGTTCCCGGGCGAGGCCTGCGACGACCTGGGCGGGGAGTTCTGCGAGGCGCCGTACCAGGCCGGCGTCTCCAGGGAACTGGCCCATTGACGAATCTCTCTCGGAATGGAAGCAGCGGATGATCCATCCATGCTATGTACGTATGTAGCAGcagatacatacatacatacatatatatatattcgtaaTGGTATCTacgaatatatatatgtagcaGCCCATGCTATGTACGTATGTAGcagcagatatatatatatatacacacgtcTTGGGTTGTGTCAGCTGTGCCTGTGTGTAGAAATTAAGATCAAATTGTACTACTGAACCGAATGGCTTGTGTCTGATGATGGAATATGCTGCGGCAGTCTGCATCCGATCCGTTCCCTGAACAAGCAAGTAGCGAGCCGATCGATCGACATCTTGCTAGACTAAGCTAGCTGGCGAGGCACCTACTCTCAGTAAAACATAGGCCTTTTGAGAAAGAACTCTCAGTAAAACGATAAAACAAAATCCTGAACTGAATCGAGTCCAGCAGCTGAAGGAGTTGTACTCCGTAGTATGtctggttaaaaaaaaaaaaactgttccTTCGTGAGGTTGTACTCCGTAGTATGTCTGCTTGATCGGTCTACAGTAGTCGTATGGTCGTAGTTGCATAGAAATGAAGTGATCTGTGTTGAGCCTTGTATAGCACTCGAGACGATTGGGCTGTCTCCTTTCCAGTTCTCTATTGGAAGCTTTTGCTACATACATGAGCGAGCTGATGTGCACGTGTGAACCTGGACGCATCCTTCGTTGCGACCGAGTTGCTGTCGGGGATGAAAACTATATTACAGCAGTAGCAGAACACATACTGATATATGCGGCTTGCTTGTGGATCCCTGCATCATACGGGCATTCAGGTGCGTAAACATGCTGATTTGCATTGTTTAGTTTCAGACATGCACTACTAGTAAGTAGTATCTGAAACTAATTACTAGCAAACCAACTTGATGAAGCTGAAGCTATAGGCTAGCTGCTCCCCTTCTGATTGATCTCTACTACTCATCAAAGGAGGAGCTCGTACACATGACACCGTACGTACTCTGCTTTGACTCAGATGTGGCATCATGTTCATCACACGACTGCTGCCGCCGCCTTCGGCCTTCCTGCAAAAAGGTGAGCTGCAGATCACTGGCTGCATCTGCGTCCAGCATGCTGAATCGCTGACGTTGCCATCGAAAAACGTGAAATGCGGATCACTGGCAGATGCTTGgccggcttggcccaagcactGCACCCGCGCCATTCCAAACTGATGATTGTACATAACTGGGTCCTCGCAGGCAAGCTTCAACGACTGAAACTGAAAATCGAGACATAAGATGTTGCTGATTTTTTTCCAGCCAAAAAGAAAACAGAGAGAAATACATAGTTACCTCAACCTGGTTCTGCAGTGCTTGCACATAGAGACTTTCCTGCAATCCTGTAACAACCAGGAACTAGGCTCTGCAGCAGCCTCATCCTCTCACTAATCGTATCCCTTCTCACTGCACAATCACACATCCATGCTTACACTGGCCAATTTAATTATATACTATCAAGGGATCGGTGGCTGTagttaagcatgcaattaaTCAGCTGTCCATGGttcaaaataatattttgaGATAggctaagggtgtgtttgattgcATGATTTTATCTTAACCTGGTCTATTGGATATGTACAATCACAAGAAAAAACGTTTTTGGTTGTCCGCATTCATTGTTACAGTCTGACCCGTGGACGCACATATATGCCCTCAGTATGACCCGAGAATGAAGCTCGATTCGAGCTTCACTTCACAGTCTGACCTGACAAATATAGGTTTATACATCTAAGTCATGCAGACGAGCTCACTTttcaatattataaaattatcttcatacaaCAACTAATCACAATCATAACTCTTACATCTACTAACTAAACAGAAACTAACTTAATATTTCTAGATAGGCTCAACCAACTAACactttcaacaaatatgactcccCGTGAAGCAGGATtcggatcctctgacttcatcCAGGTGACTTCAAACTTCCGTGCACCGTTGGataatggatggatggatcagatGTACTGCTACAGTGTAACAGGAACCGTTGCTACAGTACTGTTCACCTACTCACACTTTACTGTTCACTTGTGACTTCAGAGGTCTGAAGTCAGGGGATCCGGATCCCGTGAAGCACCGGATGCGGCAACGCTGGTACTTGCCTGTGTGGCAATGGCACTGTTTGTCGGTACCACAGGGTTCAGAATACAATTGCACAAAACATGACAACCATATCACTAGTTCACCACAGAGATttactgggggggggggggggggggctcgatTTGTAGAAATACGTATACTGGTAAAAACTCATCTCTCACACTTGAAACATCAGATCAGATGGAAACACAGAGCGGGCAATCTAGTAATCGAACACTTCGGCACGACGCGTGAGATTGTTGCACCGATCCGTCCACCTTACGACCGGAACGGACCAGCCACTTTCCCGTAGACCGACACACAAACTAGAGCCACGACCACAACCCTGCTCCGACGCCGCCGTCAGCCTGCGGCGGCGCCAGCACCGGCTGCTCCATTGCGTACGCGCTCTCTCCTCCTGCGCTCAGCGCGTCGTCGTCCCTGGACAGCGCCCACGGGACGTCGGCACCGAGACCGGCAGCTCCTCGTAGCAGTCGCCGTCGTCGACGCAGTCCGCGCGCAGGCAGCACGTGTTGCGCCAGCAGCAGAGGAGGGTAGAATATGGCGGCTGGGGAACGGAGCACAGCAGGGGAAGGAATCGGAGAAGAGGAGCTCAGGGAATAGTGGCGGCGCTCTGACCGGGTGGAGGCGGAGGGAAATCGCGATTCGCTAGGGACGTCACTGAATGGGAGCgagcagagagagaggatgaggacgatgaaAGCCATGGGCAAtgaggaaaagaaagagaatggTTAGCCTAGGGAGTAAAAAGAAATGTGTGCCTTCAGTTGGGAGAACAGTAGCCTCAAAACACTGAAGGTAGGTGTAGCACCACTTCCTTCCTGAACTACTTAGCCAAAAATAGATTTTGCATAAGGCCTcttcagtgctggtttttaattaattattaattagaTGTTTAGTTAGAAAAATCTGATATGTCAAGTAATTTTAAAAAGAGGGGGAAtaaacttatttttttttttaaaaaatagctcTTTAAGTTATCCTAAATGATTATGAGATAAGTAATCATTTTAAAGACTTTAGAAAACTAATAAACATATGTATGTATTGAAAGCTCATTTTTTTAACGACAATTCTTTACCTTTTTACTTTTAAAAATAAAGTTTCGGGAGTTGCGCAAGTCACGGACCAAACAAATGGGCCCTTACCCATACCCATACCCATCCAGCTCATGCATCCTCTTCAACTGTCCATTAGAAAACGCCGTCCTGTGCTCGTCTCGTGCAGTCGTGCTTCGCATTAGTATAAACCAGCCTGCTGCCGCTTGCTACTGTTGCAGAGACTCTATCCAGATCGGCGGTAAGGCCGAGGAGAAGATCGAGCAGGCGGCAAGGCCGAGGAGAAGATCGAACAGACGGCAATGGGTCACCCTTACGCGCCAGCGGAGCTGCAACTCCCAGGGTTCGTGCCGCTGCAGCTGTCGCAGGGCGAGATCCTCGTGCCCTACCTAGGCACCTCCCTCTTCGTCATCCTCGCCGTCTGGCTCATCTCCGGTACCTCCCCCATCTATCAATCTCGCCATCCTATTTCCTCCGATCCATCGCTGAGCATGCCGTCCCTCCCTCTTGAAATTGAAATTCCAGTGTCCAAAGTTGGAATCTTGCCTAGTGCGCTCGTTTGTTTGATCAGAAATTAAAGACACAAGATCCAAGATTGGATGTGATTCTCAGCTACTCGTGTAATTGCTTGCAGGAAGATGTGGCAGATTATCCAAGACCGATCGTCTGCTCATGTGCTGGTGGGCGTTCACCGGGTTGACCCACATCATCATCGAGGGAACCTTCGTCTTCACCCCTCATTTCTTCAAGAGGGAGAACCCCAATTACTTCGATGAAGTTTGTAAGTTCTCGCTGGCAGCCGTGATTATCCTCCCAAATCAAAATGCATACTTGCTGAGAGGAACCAACATAACAGTGGGTGGGTTCTGCCTTGCCCAGGGAAAGAGTACAGCAAAGGCGACTCCAGGTATGTCGCTAGGGACACGGCAACTTTGACAGTTGAAGGAATCACCGCTGTATTGGAAGGCCCTGCATCACTGCTTGCAGTGTATGTCTTCTCATCTTCTGCTCGGCTTACTTCTATATAGGCAACCTACTTTGTTTCTTGATCAATATATGTCCTTTCTAGTTATCTGTTGCTAATGAAATTCAATCAAACCTGGCTCTGTGATGGGGTTACGCATCATTCAGAATTCAGACTGTATTGCAATACCATATTATCATGTTTGAGATAAGGCACAGGGGAACTTGGCGATTAAACTTTTCTTTCAGTTGTTAGGCCTTGATCTTCATATCAGATCACCACCCTCCTGTTAAGAGGCAGGAGAGAAAATGTAATGCCTATGAATCAAATAAATCATGAATAAATGGAGTTTTATGTTTATCTATGAGTGGATTTACATGCCCTGAAATAAACAAGAGTGATGACTGATAATGatttaattaaatttagagggGAACATTAGGACGACAAGAATAACCTACTTCAATGGAAATGTGTTGTGCCTAGCCTGAGACTGAGTGAGCTCGCGAAATTTATGCATGTAATTTATAAGCTCCATGATTTTTTTGAcattaattttgatttttcaaaCTTGATTACCATATGATTTTACCTATTTTTCTCTAGTGTTCTAAAAACACAGACAGTAGTTTGGTTGAAATtgtatatatttacattacttGTTTGGGGATCAAGTACACCCACAAAGAATTCAGCTCCTTCCGTGTTTTGGCTTTAGAAATTCAAATTGATGCACAAAGGATGTTCCTTTCCTTCTTTGTTTTTGGCTTTTTAGTGTGAATGTAACTGTACACTGGCAGGCACCTTTGCTTGTCTACTAAAACTGTATGCAAAACCAAACTATGTAGATTTTCATCTTACCACAAGTTTTCTGCCTGCAGCTATGCCATTGCATCTCGGAAGTCTTACAGCCATATTCTCCAGTTCACCGTCTGTTTGGGTCAGCTCTATGGATGCTTGGTTTACTTCATTACTGCATACTTAGATGGCTTCAATTTCTGGGCCAGTCCATTCTACTTCTGGGCTTACTTCATTGGCGCAAACAGTTCGTGGGTTGTGATACCAATACTCATCGCCATAAGATGCTGGAAGAAAATCTGCGCGGCGGTTCAAGTTGAAAAGGTGAAGACTAAATAAAAGCTGCCATAACCACCATTTGATTGGAACTAATACATATTGTACTCTGGACAACATCGTTTGTTCTTGGCACTGAAATTCTTGTGTTCGTGCTGAAAACTGCTTGTTCCCTTTGCTCAAACAATAATGCAGGAAAATTGCTTTTGTTCTCTTGTTAAATAGGGTTGCTGCTTATTCCTTTGAAATAAAAGTATTGGCACCATGAACTGCCTTGCAACTTTTTGTGTAGGATCATCTCTGTTTGCCCCTTTGTAACTCAAGAATCCTTCTCTTTCAGCAAAAAAAAGTTTGAAGACTATTCAATTTTTTAGATGAGGGATAGCTGTTCTAGTTTGACAATAGCTGTGATTCTAATGGTCGCCTTGATTTGTATAGATCCGTCGTGCATGTATTTCAGCAGTGAACTGAATTGTTCACCTTGCAGGTTGGATTTAATCCTGGTCATTATACATACCATGAATTGACATAATGGCAAAAAATCAAAGAGGCAGTGTTTTTGAGTGGCAATTATGCGAAGCCAATCTTTAGCATGACAAATCTACGAAACCCACTCTTTAGAATGGCAAAATTCCAAATTTCTCGGCAGATGATATAATTCAACTTTTCGTTGTGACCTGTAAAATTTAGTCTCAGGTAATAAGCCGGATAATACCATGCTGTTACGGAGCGAAGTGTCGAAAAACAATAATAAGGATTGCCACATATTGAGATGTCTTAAGCATGGAAATAGCACGAAAATGTGCTGAATTCAGATTGAAAACCAAGTTGCTATTGGCAAATAATCTGTGATAACAAGTTCAGAAATCACAACTCTGATAACAAATATGAATACGGAACAAGAAAAGCAAAAATATCAGCAGCGTTGAGCAAAACAGGACAAGATGAAACCCCATGCCGGGCCTTACACTTGAATTCACAGACAGTGCAAAGTTTTAGTAGACAAATAGCGGGTGTAATTACATACAGAGACCTCATATATGTACATCCAACAGCTCTCACCTTTTCATACATTCGCTCAAATTCATCGGGACATCAGATGCTTAGTTTTCACCTGATGCAGCTATTCTCTAAGTGGGGCTCAGGTGCTTAGTTTCACCTTGTCACCTAAAATTACACATGCAAAAATGTATATGGCTTAGAAAGCTAGCTTATGCATATAAATGATCAAGGAATTAGTAGCTGTTGTTAAGCATGCAGCTGGTCAATTGCGTTATCTTGCTAGAACTTGAGAAAGATCAACTATTTAATTTTAGAGAGACAACATTAATATTGCTAGAACTTGAAGAACCTGTCTTCAAGGCGGTGGCTATTTGTGGTCTGGCTCCTCCTAGCCCTCAGGTATGATGCAACCACGAGCCTCCTGCGGCATCGGACCATCATTACCACTGCGCTTTGTTGAACCGAAGCAATTAGAATCATAATTATCCCATATCACAAAATTACAATTAGAATGTTTCAGTCTATTCTTGCTCTACTATAACTATAGGCTGTTACAACTGAGGAAGATTGAGCAGTAACTGAGAGTCTGAGACTGGGAGATACAGTTAGATCTCATTTGATAGAGCTCTGAGAGTTGATTCCACACTGAAATCGCTTCTAGTGCTGTTAAATAGGTTGGTCAGGGAGTAATTCCGCGCGGGAATCACTTCCGTTTTGTATAGCGAGGTAGGAACTGAAAAAACTAACTTTCACCTGATTCCCGACTGATTCtcctcgatttcaacacaatattctCTCAAGAATCACTTTCACCGCATAATCACTCCCATCCTACtttcatcacagaatcactctcaccacagaatcagagttctaccaaacaggcccttaatcCAACATTGAAAAGGAATTGATTCCGTTTCAAATGTCCAATCATGATGTTTCCTAGAAACAGGCAACCAAAAATCCTCACAATAGGCAATACAAAAATGCCGGCCGACAATGGCACACAACATCAGGCATCATCAATCTAGATTTGGTATCCTACCACTCCCCGAATATCCTCACTAATCAGAACCTACTCATAAacatacaacaacaaaaatcaCCACGAAAAGTGAATCATGGTACCACAGATTCAGAAGCAGGCAAGACCCTGCAATGCACAGTT includes:
- the LOC133908653 gene encoding light-regulated protein, chloroplastic, yielding MQAAATAVGFSAVLPVKGRPVARSTAVAAVPAARRSLRASAAAVVASEPVEVDYSSSSSVFPMEACELLGGDACSVQMFPETKLADAAAVDASRREEVERDYLSYDEPKTVFPGEACDDLGGEFCEAPYQAGVSRELAH
- the LOC133908676 gene encoding probable 3-beta-hydroxysteroid-Delta(8),Delta(7)-isomerase → MGHPYAPAELQLPGFVPLQLSQGEILVPYLGTSLFVILAVWLISGRCGRLSKTDRLLMCWWAFTGLTHIIIEGTFVFTPHFFKRENPNYFDEVWKEYSKGDSRYVARDTATLTVEGITAVLEGPASLLAVYAIASRKSYSHILQFTVCLGQLYGCLVYFITAYLDGFNFWASPFYFWAYFIGANSSWVVIPILIAIRCWKKICAAVQVEKVKTK